A DNA window from Candidatus Oleimmundimicrobium sp. contains the following coding sequences:
- a CDS encoding winged helix-turn-helix domain-containing protein, whose amino-acid sequence MLEILFGNQNTERILFTLLLSKKCYAKQLADRFEVAVFGVQTTLQKLERAGVLISFKEGNTRLFEFNPRYPFLLELKQLLKKAYEFLPEEIKIKYYEPITRKRPRRTGKPL is encoded by the coding sequence ATGCTTGAAATATTATTTGGAAATCAAAATACTGAACGTATACTTTTCACGCTTTTGCTAAGCAAAAAATGTTATGCGAAACAATTAGCTGATAGGTTTGAAGTAGCGGTTTTTGGAGTTCAAACAACATTGCAGAAACTTGAAAGAGCGGGAGTTTTAATCAGCTTTAAAGAAGGAAATACTCGTCTTTTTGAATTTAACCCGAGATATCCATTTCTGTTAGAGTTGAAACAATTATTAAAAAAAGCTTATGAATTTCTTCCTGAAGAGATAAAAATTAAATATTATGAGCCAATAACTCGCAAAAGACCTCGCCGTACAGGAAAACCCCTTTAA
- a CDS encoding ChaB family protein: MPYKTNKDLPENVTHVLPAHAQDIYREAFNHAWQEYASPGERRGDASQEETAHKVAWSAVKKKYEKTGDTWTAKE, translated from the coding sequence ATGCCCTATAAAACCAATAAAGATTTACCAGAAAATGTAACCCATGTACTTCCTGCCCATGCACAGGATATTTACCGGGAAGCATTTAATCACGCCTGGCAGGAATATGCGAGCCCTGGAGAACGCCGGGGCGATGCTTCCCAGGAAGAAACGGCGCATAAGGTGGCATGGTCAGCGGTGAAGAAAAAATATGAAAAGACCGGTGATACGTGGACAGCAAAAGAATAA
- a CDS encoding zinc ribbon domain-containing protein translates to MPGYKHPCRYCDKLIPPESNVCPLCGRVNPLGSLRCPKCRNPIQKNYKVCSICGLSLEIKCPKCGKTTFFGDYCEHCDARLVIVCPKCETEQPPIGEKCIKCGKLLK, encoded by the coding sequence ATGCCGGGATACAAACATCCCTGTCGTTATTGTGACAAACTGATTCCTCCTGAATCAAATGTTTGTCCGCTTTGCGGAAGAGTAAATCCATTGGGTTCATTGAGGTGTCCCAAGTGTCGAAATCCAATACAGAAAAATTATAAGGTTTGTTCAATTTGTGGGTTGAGCTTAGAGATAAAATGTCCAAAGTGCGGAAAGACAACCTTTTTTGGGGATTACTGTGAACACTGCGATGCGCGTTTGGTAATTGTTTGCCCAAAATGTGAGACGGAACAACCGCCAATCGGAGAAAAATGTATAAAGTGTGGCAAGCTACTTAAATAA
- a CDS encoding nucleotidyltransferase has protein sequence MMKNINLKKITIKDLAKIIGAQLSKHGIEAVLVGGACVSIYSENKYISYDLDFITYESNKKIKTALKEIGFEYDKKKYYIHPDCEYFLEFLAPPIAIGNQPIQNFDTISSNLGSIKILTPTDCVKDRLAAYIHWDDKESLEQAIMVAKVQKIDVNKIKKWAREEFNGEKIKDFIEKLSI, from the coding sequence ATGATGAAGAACATTAATCTTAAAAAAATTACAATTAAAGATTTGGCCAAAATAATCGGGGCACAGCTATCTAAACACGGAATTGAAGCTGTATTGGTTGGTGGGGCTTGTGTATCAATTTATTCTGAAAATAAATATATATCATATGATTTAGATTTTATTACATATGAATCCAACAAAAAAATTAAAACAGCTTTAAAAGAGATTGGTTTTGAATATGATAAGAAAAAATATTATATACATCCGGATTGCGAGTACTTCTTGGAATTTTTAGCTCCACCAATCGCGATTGGGAATCAACCAATTCAAAATTTTGATACAATCTCATCAAACTTAGGTTCAATAAAAATATTAACTCCAACGGATTGTGTAAAAGATCGCTTAGCTGCATACATTCATTGGGATGATAAAGAATCTCTTGAACAAGCAATTATGGTGGCAAAAGTACAAAAAATAGATGTAAATAAAATAAAAAAATGGGCACGAGAAGAATTTAATGGTGAAAAAATAAAAGATTTTATTGAAAAATTAAGCATCTAA
- a CDS encoding DNA alkylation repair protein translates to MNYDDVIEKLKSLSNPRAIEGMARFGITPERTHGVSIPNLRKMAKEIGKDHNLARELWKSNIRETRILACMVDEPNKVTEEQMESWVKGFDYWEICDQCCINLFEKTEFAYQKAVEWSEREEEFVKRAGFVLMAVLAVHDKKADDKEFEKFLLIIKREAADNRNFVKKAINWALRQIGKRNLNLNKKAIEVAKEIQKLDSKAAKWVATDAIKELTSEAVRERLKIKKVR, encoded by the coding sequence ATGAATTACGATGATGTTATTGAGAAATTAAAATCTTTATCCAATCCCAGGGCAATTGAAGGCATGGCGAGGTTTGGCATTACTCCTGAAAGAACCCATGGAGTATCAATTCCAAATTTAAGGAAGATGGCCAAGGAAATCGGGAAAGACCATAATCTTGCCCGGGAACTTTGGAAATCGAATATCCGCGAAACCAGAATACTTGCCTGTATGGTCGATGAACCAAATAAAGTAACTGAAGAGCAGATGGAGAGCTGGGTAAAAGGGTTTGATTATTGGGAAATATGCGATCAGTGTTGCATAAATCTTTTTGAAAAAACAGAATTTGCTTATCAAAAAGCTGTTGAGTGGAGCGAGAGAGAAGAAGAGTTTGTTAAAAGGGCGGGTTTTGTTTTGATGGCGGTGCTGGCAGTCCACGATAAAAAAGCAGATGATAAGGAATTTGAAAAATTCCTTTTGATTATAAAGAGAGAGGCCGCCGATAATAGGAATTTTGTGAAGAAGGCCATAAATTGGGCGCTCAGACAAATTGGGAAACGCAACCTTAACTTGAACAAGAAGGCAATTGAGGTTGCTAAAGAGATACAAAAGTTGGACTCGAAAGCAGCGAAATGGGTTGCAACTGATGCAATTAAAGAACTAACAAGCGAGGCGGTTCGGGAAAGGTTAAAAATTAAGAAGGTAAGATGA
- the ablB gene encoding putative beta-lysine N-acetyltransferase, which produces MLTQDKIEKYKGCVIQHGHCNDRIYLMQITSLPSAELPYELIDLAKTNGYSKIFGKVPESIAKNFLIAGYLEEARIPGFYSGKETAVFMGYYLNAERIKEPDIDKIENILKIALGKRTADKVSRLENRFISRKCNKPDVSVMVKIYQEVFPSYPFPIHDPDYLLETMQSHIDYFGIETEGGLVAVSSAETDKEAANVEMTDFATLPEWRGNKFGQQLLIRMENEMKKKNIKTAYTIARAMSPGINVTFSKLGYQFGGRLKNNTNISGRIESMNVWFKALD; this is translated from the coding sequence ATGTTGACGCAAGACAAAATAGAAAAATATAAAGGGTGTGTTATCCAACATGGGCACTGTAACGACCGTATTTACCTGATGCAAATAACATCATTGCCATCGGCAGAACTTCCCTATGAACTTATTGACCTAGCGAAAACAAATGGATACTCAAAGATCTTTGGAAAAGTGCCGGAGAGTATAGCAAAAAACTTTTTAATTGCCGGTTATTTGGAAGAAGCCAGAATTCCAGGATTTTATTCAGGAAAGGAAACCGCTGTATTTATGGGATATTATCTAAATGCTGAACGCATCAAGGAACCCGATATTGATAAAATAGAAAATATCTTGAAAATTGCTTTGGGGAAAAGAACAGCAGATAAAGTATCACGTTTGGAAAACCGGTTTATTTCACGCAAGTGTAATAAACCGGATGTATCCGTTATGGTAAAAATATACCAAGAGGTTTTCCCTTCTTATCCATTCCCAATCCATGATCCTGACTATCTTTTAGAAACTATGCAAAGTCATATTGATTATTTTGGTATTGAAACAGAGGGCGGGTTGGTAGCTGTTTCATCGGCGGAAACAGACAAAGAAGCCGCTAATGTGGAAATGACAGACTTTGCGACACTCCCGGAGTGGCGAGGGAACAAGTTTGGTCAACAGCTTCTTATTCGAATGGAGAATGAAATGAAGAAGAAAAATATCAAAACTGCATACACAATTGCCCGGGCAATGTCTCCGGGAATTAATGTTACGTTTAGCAAGTTAGGATACCAATTCGGAGGTCGGTTAAAAAACAATACAAATATTTCTGGAAGAATAGAGAGTATGAATGTTTGGTTTAAAGCTCTCGATTGA
- a CDS encoding zinc ribbon domain-containing protein yields the protein MGEGNLIGFTDNFADNSTEAGFQFTFYCDICREGYKTRFTESKTYKKGRFFKGLGSMVSAAAQMTGKYNIGYGIERGTDVIGEKFKGMSPAWQKEHEEAFELAQNEAKEHFHRCPKCTKWVCENDWNEQEGLCTVCAPRINVEVAAAKAEKAVSDIKEKAAKTQVFTGKIESKQTICPQCGKPAGEGKFCSNCGAPLALIKCSKCGAENPAGTRFCGECGTKLE from the coding sequence ATGGGAGAGGGTAATCTTATAGGTTTTACCGATAATTTTGCAGATAATAGCACGGAAGCCGGGTTTCAGTTTACGTTCTACTGCGATATTTGTCGCGAAGGTTACAAGACAAGGTTTACGGAATCAAAGACTTACAAAAAAGGGCGGTTTTTTAAAGGGCTTGGAAGCATGGTTAGTGCTGCTGCTCAAATGACGGGAAAATATAACATTGGATATGGTATCGAGAGAGGCACCGATGTTATCGGTGAGAAATTTAAAGGCATGTCTCCCGCTTGGCAGAAAGAACACGAAGAGGCATTTGAATTAGCGCAAAATGAAGCAAAAGAACACTTTCATCGCTGTCCGAAGTGCACGAAGTGGGTTTGCGAAAATGACTGGAATGAGCAGGAAGGATTATGTACAGTATGCGCTCCCCGGATAAATGTTGAAGTAGCGGCCGCCAAGGCGGAGAAAGCGGTATCTGATATAAAAGAGAAAGCGGCTAAAACCCAAGTATTTACAGGTAAGATTGAAAGCAAGCAGACCATCTGTCCGCAGTGTGGTAAGCCGGCTGGTGAAGGAAAATTTTGTTCCAATTGCGGGGCGCCTCTTGCTTTAATAAAATGCTCTAAATGCGGAGCGGAAAATCCAGCGGGTACAAGATTTTGCGGTGAGTGCGGCACAAAGCTTGAATAA
- the ablA gene encoding lysine 2,3-aminomutase: MIFTKHQKEMAEKIDSNISKSNWKDWKWQIRYRIRSLNVLESLLGVKLSEEKRLQLKKTIDKFPMSITPYYLSLIDTDNLENDPVFRQSVPSIHELDFSRADMVDPLYEDKDSPVPGITHRYPDRVLFLVSNVCAMYCRHCTRKRRVGDIDNIPTKKEIQVGIDYIRNTPKVRDVLLSGGDPFLLSNDYLDWILTELQKIEHVEIIRIGTRTPAVLPYRITDKLVAMLKKHHPLWINTHFNHPREITTSSKKALAKLADAGIPLGNQSVLLSGVNDCPKIMRSLVHKLVANRVRPYYLYQCDFSEGLSHFRTPVGKGIEIIESLIGHTTGFCVPTYVIDAPGGAGKIPVMPNYLISWSTNKVILRNYEGVITTYKEPDSYEPTFCDRNCDQCNLQLSLEDATEYRAVGIEKLLADYDDTITLVPAKNERIERRS; the protein is encoded by the coding sequence ATGATTTTTACAAAACACCAAAAGGAGATGGCTGAAAAGATAGATTCAAATATTTCCAAATCAAACTGGAAGGATTGGAAATGGCAAATAAGATATCGTATTAGGTCTTTGAATGTTTTAGAGTCGCTTTTAGGCGTAAAACTTTCTGAAGAGAAGCGATTACAATTAAAAAAAACTATTGACAAATTCCCGATGTCTATCACGCCGTATTATTTATCCTTAATTGATACGGATAATTTAGAAAATGATCCTGTTTTTAGACAATCTGTTCCATCTATTCATGAACTGGATTTTTCGCGTGCGGATATGGTAGACCCTTTGTACGAGGACAAAGACAGTCCGGTGCCGGGGATCACGCATAGGTATCCTGATCGTGTTTTGTTTTTGGTAAGTAATGTGTGTGCAATGTATTGTCGTCACTGCACCAGAAAAAGGCGGGTAGGGGATATAGACAATATTCCGACTAAAAAAGAAATACAAGTTGGAATTGACTATATTCGCAACACCCCCAAAGTTCGAGACGTTTTATTAAGTGGAGGTGATCCCTTTCTGCTATCAAACGATTATCTGGATTGGATATTAACTGAACTTCAAAAGATAGAACATGTTGAAATAATTCGTATTGGGACCAGAACGCCTGCTGTTTTACCTTATAGAATAACTGATAAACTCGTGGCAATGTTGAAAAAACATCATCCCTTATGGATTAATACACATTTTAACCATCCCCGGGAAATAACTACATCTTCCAAAAAGGCTCTTGCAAAACTTGCGGATGCAGGTATTCCTCTTGGCAATCAATCGGTCCTACTTTCCGGCGTGAACGATTGTCCAAAAATTATGCGCTCTCTTGTCCACAAACTCGTCGCAAACAGGGTTAGACCTTATTATTTGTATCAGTGTGATTTCTCTGAAGGATTAAGTCATTTCAGAACCCCTGTCGGTAAAGGAATTGAAATTATTGAAAGCTTAATTGGACATACAACCGGATTTTGTGTGCCAACCTATGTGATTGATGCTCCTGGAGGCGCTGGCAAGATCCCGGTTATGCCAAATTACCTCATTTCATGGTCTACCAATAAGGTAATTTTGAGGAATTATGAAGGAGTCATAACAACCTATAAAGAACCTGATTCTTATGAGCCGACTTTTTGTGACAGAAACTGTGATCAATGCAACTTGCAACTTTCCCTGGAAGATGCAACTGAATATCGGGCAGTGGGAATAGAAAAACTATTGGCAGATTATGACGATACAATAACACTTGTTCCTGCAAAAAACGAACGAATAGAAAGGCGTAGCTAA